One Bifidobacterium crudilactis genomic region harbors:
- the ffh gene encoding signal recognition particle protein, with protein sequence MAAFTSLTDRLSGAFKHLRSKGKLTPADIDATIREIRRALLDADVALDVVRSFTAQVRERALGEEVSKALNPAQQIVSIVNEELTKVLGSGVDRPLNFAKKPPTIIMLAGLQGAGKTTLAGKLGYWLKDTGHTPLLVAADLQRPNAVTQLQVVGERAGVPVYAPEPGVQSGSSDVVSPGQSTGDPVKVARDSVRLAQDKLYDTVIIDTAGRLGVDQELMAQARNIRDAVQPNEILFVIDAMIGQDAVQTAKAFDEGVDFTGVVLSKLDGDARGGAALSVASVTGKPILFASTGEGLKDFEVFHPDRMASRILDMGDILTLIEQAQKQFDEEEAREAAAKLSDGSFGLDDFMSQLQQVRKLGSMKSLLGMIPGMAQHRKELEQFDEKEIDRTEAIINSMTPQERHEPKIINGSRRARIAYGAGTTVSAVNGLLQRFEQAAKMMRRMSNGSRGMPGMPGMPGMGGAAGAGKKGGKKSKKRNSKSGNPMKREAEEKALRERLSGNGPKSSGSAFSKKPQTPAGMPDMPPNLGGGLGGLLGN encoded by the coding sequence ATGGCTGCTTTCACTTCATTGACCGATAGACTATCCGGGGCTTTCAAGCATCTGCGTTCCAAGGGCAAACTCACGCCCGCGGACATCGACGCCACCATTCGTGAGATACGTCGCGCCCTGCTCGACGCCGATGTCGCACTTGACGTGGTGCGCTCCTTCACAGCACAGGTCCGCGAACGCGCACTCGGCGAGGAAGTCTCGAAGGCTCTGAATCCGGCGCAGCAGATTGTCAGCATCGTCAATGAGGAATTGACGAAGGTTCTTGGCTCAGGAGTGGATAGGCCACTCAACTTCGCCAAGAAACCACCGACCATCATTATGCTTGCCGGTCTGCAGGGTGCGGGTAAAACCACCTTGGCGGGCAAGCTCGGCTATTGGCTGAAAGACACCGGGCACACGCCGTTGCTCGTCGCCGCCGACCTGCAACGTCCGAACGCCGTCACACAGCTTCAGGTGGTGGGGGAACGTGCCGGCGTACCGGTGTACGCACCGGAACCGGGCGTGCAGTCAGGTTCCTCGGACGTGGTCTCCCCCGGTCAGTCGACCGGCGACCCGGTGAAGGTCGCCCGCGATTCCGTGCGTCTCGCCCAGGACAAGCTGTATGACACCGTCATCATCGATACCGCCGGACGCCTTGGTGTCGATCAGGAGCTGATGGCTCAGGCACGCAATATCCGTGACGCCGTGCAACCCAACGAGATTCTGTTCGTCATCGACGCGATGATCGGCCAGGACGCGGTGCAGACCGCCAAGGCCTTTGACGAGGGTGTCGATTTCACCGGCGTGGTGCTCTCCAAACTCGATGGTGACGCCCGTGGCGGTGCCGCGCTTTCCGTCGCCAGCGTCACCGGCAAGCCGATTCTGTTCGCCTCGACAGGTGAAGGACTCAAGGACTTCGAGGTCTTCCACCCTGACCGCATGGCCTCGCGCATCCTGGATATGGGCGACATTCTCACACTCATCGAGCAGGCTCAGAAGCAGTTCGACGAGGAGGAGGCCCGTGAAGCGGCCGCGAAACTTTCCGACGGCAGTTTCGGTCTCGATGATTTCATGTCCCAACTGCAGCAGGTACGCAAACTCGGCTCGATGAAAAGCCTGCTTGGCATGATTCCGGGCATGGCGCAGCACCGCAAGGAACTCGAGCAGTTCGATGAAAAAGAAATCGACCGTACCGAAGCCATCATCAATTCGATGACCCCACAGGAACGCCACGAGCCGAAAATCATCAATGGCTCACGCCGCGCCCGCATCGCCTACGGTGCAGGCACCACCGTCTCGGCGGTTAACGGTCTTCTGCAGCGTTTCGAACAAGCCGCCAAGATGATGCGCCGTATGAGCAACGGCTCACGAGGAATGCCGGGCATGCCAGGAATGCCAGGCATGGGAGGGGCTGCAGGCGCCGGCAAAAAGGGCGGCAAGAAATCGAAGAAACGCAACTCCAAATCAGGCAACCCGATGAAGCGCGAAGCCGAGGAGAAGGCGCTGCGCGAGAGGCTGAGCGGCAACGGTCCGAAGTCCTCAGGATCGGCGTTCAGCAAGAAGCCTCAGACTCCCGCAGGCATGCCTGACATGCCCCCAAATCTCGGTGGCGGTCTTGGCGGCTTGCTCGGCAACTAA
- a CDS encoding endonuclease/exonuclease/phosphatase family protein: protein MALRHIPSRWDVYRPLPELIALIPLLWIPTALILLACVLAGAVPQGITAAALLCVQGLWHAAMILDMPGPLLRLTGLPERRSTAEHGAHSGDALHVMTLNCRFGRADPVSVIRTVRDNHIDVLALQEVTPELLQSLETAGLDTELPYTVTGASRDDDNGGSNALLLRVEANSSEESSITLPAAAIPTATLTLGETGIRFASAHPKSPGRGGRFWHQGIQSLGELGGSPSHWDSEPTPSDAWSDQQIPASAKTRRASAVETVLLGDLNSSLYHPVFRSLLRTSSFVDASYELGKGYHYTFPSSWRWIPALIEIDHVLLTPGLRPVALKSLPIPGSDHRALVASIRVA, encoded by the coding sequence ATGGCATTGCGACATATCCCCTCCCGATGGGATGTGTATCGGCCCTTGCCCGAACTCATCGCGCTCATCCCATTGCTGTGGATTCCCACTGCCTTGATCCTGTTGGCATGCGTTCTCGCCGGAGCGGTGCCCCAGGGCATCACCGCCGCTGCGTTGCTCTGCGTGCAAGGGCTGTGGCATGCGGCGATGATCCTGGATATGCCGGGACCTTTGCTGAGACTTACAGGACTGCCCGAACGCCGGAGCACTGCCGAACATGGCGCGCACTCCGGGGATGCTCTTCATGTGATGACGCTCAATTGCCGCTTCGGACGGGCCGACCCGGTATCGGTCATCCGCACGGTTCGGGACAACCACATCGATGTTCTCGCACTTCAGGAAGTGACGCCGGAGTTGCTGCAATCCTTGGAAACAGCTGGATTAGACACTGAATTGCCGTATACCGTCACCGGAGCATCCCGTGACGACGACAACGGCGGCAGCAATGCGCTACTGCTGAGAGTCGAAGCAAATTCCAGTGAGGAATCCTCAATCACCTTGCCTGCTGCAGCGATACCGACCGCGACCCTGACACTCGGCGAAACCGGCATCCGCTTCGCATCGGCGCATCCGAAATCACCGGGCAGAGGCGGGAGATTCTGGCATCAGGGCATTCAGTCTCTGGGTGAACTGGGAGGATCACCGTCTCATTGGGATTCGGAACCCACCCCTTCCGACGCATGGTCGGACCAGCAGATTCCGGCTTCCGCAAAGACTCGAAGAGCGAGCGCAGTGGAAACGGTGCTGCTCGGTGATCTCAATTCAAGCCTCTACCATCCGGTTTTCAGGTCTTTGCTCCGCACATCGAGTTTCGTCGACGCATCCTATGAACTCGGCAAAGGCTATCACTACACATTCCCGTCATCCTGGCGGTGGATTCCGGCCTTGATAGAGATTGACCATGTTCTGCTCACACCGGGTCTGCGTCCGGTCGCCCTGAAGTCATTGCCGATACCCGGCTCGGACCATCGTGCACTGGTCGCATCGATACGCGTGGCCTGA
- a CDS encoding MBG domain-containing protein yields the protein MAKNTVRKHFPGLAALKSASAKALGAGLACVLLVGTAVTPAYADTSDDLKSSLTSTCVAQLATSDSQKPLYESICAQIVDKTYDALTKIDRETALLVMRQVASSVAAYAQEISEKVLAGDLALEDVDDDIKQTIDNLIDEAGEQVKTAVSSMVYEELYTSHIVDGKPGIDGSNHTSEYWQAYDAAYASNLALMQNEEGVAIAQQAVAAAQAELDKNVSTLNTYQSLVNGSPSILEQIANGSATYSNGKITSGGSIVSITDGGLKIALGLLQGAKDALTNFDTGKQKATDCVNQKEGSTYTVLGLGTFSCVGGGTFSSQNAARKAAQTALSTTYTDPAKNALNDALTSGVSAASSTANTVIDQIRSTIGQPADQSTGAGATGLYQALAEVEAALNNKELSAEERARQLTHTTSALPAEQAQQLAASTAAEAISTAVASAVTSALHSVKQQLFDAIEEAAKQIADAVNAALDAAAQEAKKQLEEIRSEIAKIQAELQDLADQVEQGVESAKQRYAELLSRLDALADEARNIAGKVIAGVNDFKDMSVAEAQAAVNQLLSNIQDGIAYVQSDGFREDIRELIEKLLKQGEAVIANNCSMSSAVIRVLIDRITALDTEGKPSLSAIASLLLDGLNSLKERVDALCPTTVNLQVWTAQSADREYLGTSFNTVTGTSKVERVYNGHAKQLKASEYSLAYKAASGANADISAAAGDWVASQAELQLSQAGSYTIFVQATYNGDTAIGKVNFTITPASITITAHDASKKFAETDPTFGYSITQGTLLGSDIITGTLTRAAGENVGTYDILEPEGGFSNPNYDITFVKGTFTIKNNQSIGDVSDAIDNLPDKVTTRKQADLVAQVTVLFEALSQEERAQLPQSLLQKLARLQQESGVVNSTHGTIGIAGLPWYVRLIVDEQDLDDDKRALFSDAIGERELTALFDIHLVNTLTGDEYRLPDGQSVTVSINDSELAKRRNMVIAHQLEDGSIELLDAKANADGSAVEFTTHSFSLFGHAAAKLSAAEQTALQQAKAQAAVATSTTKLARTGADIALVLYLVGAMAIIGGAITRRSRLQGLNR from the coding sequence ATGGCCAAGAACACTGTACGAAAACACTTCCCGGGCCTTGCGGCGTTGAAATCCGCAAGTGCCAAGGCACTGGGCGCAGGACTCGCCTGCGTGCTGCTTGTCGGCACCGCGGTCACACCGGCATACGCCGATACGTCCGATGACCTGAAATCCTCCCTGACCAGCACATGCGTGGCGCAACTGGCGACGAGCGATTCCCAAAAGCCTCTTTACGAGAGCATCTGCGCGCAGATTGTCGACAAGACCTACGATGCCCTGACCAAGATCGACCGTGAAACCGCCCTGCTGGTCATGCGGCAGGTGGCATCTTCGGTTGCCGCCTACGCTCAGGAAATCAGCGAGAAGGTCCTTGCAGGGGACCTCGCCTTGGAGGATGTCGACGACGACATCAAGCAGACCATCGACAATCTCATCGACGAAGCCGGCGAACAGGTCAAGACCGCGGTTTCGAGCATGGTGTACGAAGAGCTGTACACCTCGCACATCGTTGACGGCAAACCTGGAATCGATGGCAGCAATCATACGAGCGAGTATTGGCAAGCCTACGATGCCGCTTATGCAAGCAATCTTGCTCTTATGCAAAACGAAGAGGGAGTCGCCATAGCTCAGCAAGCCGTGGCGGCAGCACAAGCAGAGTTGGATAAGAATGTATCCACCCTCAACACATATCAATCCCTTGTCAACGGCAGTCCCTCCATATTGGAACAAATTGCTAATGGTTCTGCAACTTACAGCAACGGGAAAATTACTTCAGGCGGGAGCATTGTTTCCATTACAGATGGTGGTTTGAAAATTGCCTTGGGTCTTCTTCAGGGTGCGAAAGACGCACTGACAAACTTCGACACCGGCAAGCAAAAGGCAACCGACTGTGTTAACCAAAAGGAAGGTAGCACATACACGGTACTAGGGTTGGGAACTTTCAGCTGCGTTGGAGGGGGCACGTTCTCGTCACAAAATGCGGCACGTAAAGCAGCCCAGACTGCACTCAGTACGACGTACACCGACCCAGCAAAGAACGCGCTTAATGATGCTCTGACGAGCGGCGTTAGCGCCGCTTCCAGTACCGCTAACACGGTTATCGACCAGATACGCTCCACAATTGGCCAACCAGCCGACCAAAGCACAGGTGCGGGAGCCACAGGTCTTTATCAAGCGCTCGCTGAAGTTGAAGCGGCTTTGAACAATAAAGAATTATCGGCCGAGGAGCGAGCTCGGCAGCTAACCCACACGACATCAGCATTGCCAGCAGAACAAGCCCAGCAGCTCGCCGCGAGCACCGCTGCCGAGGCCATCTCAACAGCCGTGGCATCGGCCGTTACCTCGGCATTGCATTCAGTCAAGCAGCAGCTCTTCGATGCCATCGAAGAAGCCGCCAAGCAGATTGCCGATGCCGTAAACGCCGCATTGGATGCCGCCGCGCAAGAGGCCAAAAAGCAACTTGAAGAGATTCGCAGCGAAATTGCGAAGATTCAGGCCGAGCTTCAGGACCTCGCCGACCAGGTCGAGCAGGGGGTCGAATCCGCAAAGCAGCGTTATGCCGAACTCTTGAGCCGTCTCGATGCCCTTGCCGACGAAGCTCGAAATATCGCCGGAAAGGTTATTGCCGGTGTCAACGACTTCAAGGATATGAGTGTCGCCGAAGCCCAGGCCGCAGTCAATCAGCTGCTGTCGAACATTCAAGACGGCATCGCATACGTTCAATCCGACGGTTTCCGTGAGGACATCCGCGAACTTATCGAGAAGCTGCTCAAGCAGGGAGAGGCCGTCATCGCGAACAACTGCTCGATGTCGAGTGCCGTAATCCGAGTTCTCATCGACAGAATCACCGCTCTGGACACGGAGGGCAAGCCCTCCCTGTCGGCGATTGCATCTCTTCTACTCGATGGCCTGAACAGTCTGAAGGAACGCGTTGACGCCCTCTGCCCCACAACCGTCAATCTCCAGGTCTGGACGGCGCAAAGCGCCGACCGCGAATACCTCGGCACCTCATTCAACACCGTCACCGGCACCTCGAAGGTCGAACGGGTCTATAACGGGCATGCCAAGCAGCTGAAGGCATCCGAGTATTCACTCGCCTACAAGGCGGCATCGGGAGCTAACGCCGACATCAGCGCCGCTGCAGGAGACTGGGTTGCTTCACAAGCCGAGCTGCAGCTCAGCCAGGCAGGAAGCTACACGATTTTCGTTCAGGCCACCTACAACGGCGATACGGCAATCGGCAAGGTCAACTTCACCATCACACCGGCTTCCATCACCATCACCGCCCACGACGCTTCGAAGAAGTTCGCAGAGACCGACCCCACCTTTGGATATTCCATCACTCAAGGCACGCTTCTCGGCTCCGACATCATCACCGGAACGCTCACTAGGGCAGCGGGCGAGAACGTCGGCACCTACGACATTCTTGAACCCGAAGGTGGCTTCAGCAATCCGAACTACGACATCACCTTCGTCAAGGGCACCTTCACCATCAAGAACAACCAGAGCATCGGTGACGTGTCGGATGCAATAGACAATCTGCCCGACAAGGTCACCACACGCAAGCAAGCGGACCTCGTAGCTCAAGTGACCGTACTATTCGAGGCCCTCAGCCAAGAAGAGCGCGCACAGCTTCCGCAGTCCCTTCTGCAGAAGCTCGCCCGTCTGCAACAGGAATCCGGTGTGGTGAACTCCACGCATGGCACCATCGGCATTGCCGGTCTGCCCTGGTATGTTCGTCTGATAGTCGATGAGCAAGACCTTGATGACGATAAACGGGCCTTGTTCTCCGATGCCATCGGAGAGAGGGAACTGACGGCGCTTTTCGACATTCATCTGGTCAATACTCTGACCGGCGACGAATACCGCCTGCCCGACGGTCAAAGCGTAACCGTCAGCATCAATGATTCGGAACTCGCCAAACGCAGGAATATGGTCATTGCACACCAGCTGGAAGACGGCAGCATCGAATTGCTCGACGCCAAGGCCAACGCGGACGGCAGTGCCGTGGAGTTCACCACGCACTCATTCAGTCTCTTCGGCCATGCGGCGGCCAAACTCAGCGCAGCAGAACAAACCGCGCTCCAGCAGGCCAAGGCTCAAGCCGCCGTCGCAACAAGCACGACGAAGCTTGCACGTACCGGCGCAGACATCGCCCTGGTGCTCTACCTGGTAGGAGCGATGGCCATCATCGGCGGCGCAATTACCAGAAGGTCCCGTTTGCAAGGCCTGAATCGGTAA
- the rpsP gene encoding 30S ribosomal protein S16 produces the protein MATKIRLKRLGKKFYAYYRIVVIDSRKKRDGKVIEEIGTYDPNKQPSLIQIDSERAQYWLGVGAQPSDAVFNMLKITGDWQKFKGLPGAEGTLKTPESGADAETRVEQADKEAQKLKAAKSEADAKVKAEAAAAKAAEEAPAEEATTETAPSEDKAE, from the coding sequence TTGGCAACCAAGATTCGTCTGAAGCGTCTGGGCAAGAAGTTCTATGCCTACTACCGCATCGTGGTCATTGACTCACGCAAGAAGCGTGACGGCAAGGTCATCGAGGAGATCGGCACCTACGATCCCAACAAGCAGCCTTCGCTGATCCAGATTGATTCCGAGCGAGCACAGTACTGGCTCGGTGTTGGAGCACAGCCGAGCGACGCAGTATTCAACATGCTGAAGATTACCGGTGACTGGCAGAAGTTCAAGGGCCTGCCCGGAGCTGAAGGCACGCTGAAGACGCCTGAAAGCGGTGCAGATGCCGAGACCCGCGTTGAGCAGGCCGACAAGGAAGCACAGAAGCTGAAGGCCGCGAAGTCAGAGGCCGACGCCAAGGTCAAGGCCGAGGCAGCTGCCGCAAAGGCCGCTGAGGAGGCTCCCGCAGAGGAAGCCACCACCGAGACCGCCCCTTCGGAAGATAAGGCTGAGTAA
- a CDS encoding RNA-binding protein: protein MLAQAVEHLIKNIVDFPDDVSVKSNENSRGELLRVRVNPEDIGRVIGRSGRTANAIRTVSQALADHKVRVDIMDVRR from the coding sequence ATGCTTGCCCAGGCAGTCGAACATCTCATCAAGAACATCGTTGATTTTCCTGATGACGTCTCCGTCAAATCCAATGAGAACAGCCGCGGCGAATTGCTTCGTGTGCGCGTCAACCCTGAGGATATCGGCCGTGTCATAGGCCGCAGCGGCCGCACGGCCAACGCGATTCGTACCGTGTCACAGGCTTTGGCCGACCACAAGGTACGGGTTGACATCATGGATGTACGTAGGTGA
- the rimM gene encoding ribosome maturation factor RimM (Essential for efficient processing of 16S rRNA), giving the protein MNEHNSNDDPQQRELLRVCRIGRAQGLKGEVNVMAFTDEAERRFAPGSVLSTEDGREFTVIRSRSFKLRWIVLFKGVEDRNAAEALNGLELFCEADDAETMADEDAWYPSDLIGLQARLVDGNALGLPEGTSVGTVSDVLEGAAQSILEITSQSADGDALTSLVPFVDEIVPEVFLDEGYLTLDPPGGLIPDPQALG; this is encoded by the coding sequence GTGAACGAGCACAACAGCAATGACGACCCTCAGCAGCGCGAGCTCCTGAGGGTTTGTCGTATCGGCAGAGCACAGGGTCTCAAGGGCGAAGTGAATGTCATGGCCTTCACCGATGAAGCTGAACGACGATTCGCACCCGGTTCCGTGCTTTCCACTGAGGACGGCCGCGAATTCACCGTGATTCGCTCGCGAAGCTTCAAACTGCGTTGGATTGTCCTGTTCAAGGGTGTCGAGGACCGCAATGCTGCCGAAGCTCTTAACGGTCTCGAACTGTTCTGCGAAGCGGACGATGCCGAAACCATGGCCGACGAGGATGCATGGTACCCGTCCGATCTGATTGGTCTGCAGGCTCGATTGGTCGACGGCAACGCACTTGGACTTCCTGAAGGCACCAGTGTCGGTACCGTCAGCGACGTTCTTGAGGGTGCAGCACAATCCATTCTTGAAATCACATCGCAGTCGGCGGATGGCGATGCCCTGACATCGCTGGTGCCCTTTGTCGATGAAATCGTTCCCGAAGTGTTTCTTGACGAAGGATATCTCACACTGGACCCTCCCGGTGGTCTCATTCCCGACCCGCAGGCGCTCGGGTGA